The following are from one region of the Microbacterium paraoxydans genome:
- a CDS encoding ABC transporter permease: MNVFTEAFAWLFSPDRWVGTYSLPVLFGQHVFYTVISVLIAAVIAVPLGWLIGHTGKGREIAVAVSGAARAIPSFGLMVLLVLLLGVLRTPLAAIITFVVLAIPSLLAGAYTGLEAVDRRTIDAARAMGMTGWQVFWKVEVPLGMPLLVGGLRSALLQVIATVTIAAYVNLGGLGWPIIQGIPLRRFDQVLGGAILVAVLALLVDLLLALAQHAAVPRGVRTRPQRRRARATAPAAAPA; encoded by the coding sequence ATGAACGTGTTCACCGAGGCCTTCGCCTGGCTGTTCTCACCCGACCGCTGGGTCGGGACGTACTCCCTCCCCGTCCTGTTCGGCCAGCATGTCTTCTACACGGTCATCTCCGTGCTGATCGCCGCGGTGATCGCCGTACCGCTCGGCTGGCTCATCGGGCACACCGGGAAAGGGCGGGAGATCGCGGTCGCCGTCTCCGGAGCGGCCCGCGCCATCCCGTCCTTCGGCCTCATGGTGCTGCTGGTGCTCCTGCTCGGGGTGCTGCGCACGCCCCTCGCGGCGATCATCACCTTCGTCGTCCTGGCGATCCCGTCCCTGCTGGCCGGCGCCTACACGGGCCTGGAGGCGGTCGACCGCCGAACCATCGACGCCGCGCGGGCGATGGGGATGACCGGCTGGCAGGTGTTCTGGAAGGTCGAGGTGCCGCTCGGCATGCCGCTGCTGGTCGGCGGCCTCCGCTCGGCGCTGCTGCAGGTCATCGCCACGGTGACGATCGCGGCCTACGTGAACCTCGGCGGCCTCGGCTGGCCGATCATCCAGGGCATCCCGCTCCGCCGCTTCGACCAGGTGCTCGGCGGCGCGATCCTCGTCGCGGTGCTCGCGCTCCTCGTCGACCTCCTGCTCGCGCTCGCCCAGCACGCCGCGGTGCCCCGCGGTGTGCGCACCCGTCCGCAACGACGCCGCGCTCGGGCGACCGCCCCCGCGGCCGCCCCCGCCTGA
- a CDS encoding MFS transporter produces the protein MTTETGCTAPSTPAPPRILGSEYVWITIGACALVFLGAFESLAVTTVMPAVSSDLDGERLYALAFAGPLATSVIGMVVAGNWSDRRGPVVPLYASVALFTVGLLVAGLAPTMEVLVAGRFAQGLGNGGRMVALYVVVARVYPTSLHPAIFAGFAAAWVVPSLIGPTIAGAVTEVWSWHWVFLGVVVLVVLALLMVVPALRGLARSGDATTPWAFGRLGWSVLAAAAVLALDLVGEVPVAGPFLSAAAVVIAIAAVRPLLPRGALVARRGLPSVILVRGLGAAAFFGAQIYLPYLLTDRYLLSPTLAGLALTGGALAWSAAATVQGRMGERLSSVTAVRAGTILVVVGIALILVITVTQAAPLLAALAWVVAGAGMGLMSPRSSALVLATSSPAEQGFNSGAMTVADSFGSALALAVTGSLFVTLGAVAGVDAFAGVFALAAVIGAAAAVLAPRTRSTEPAAE, from the coding sequence ATGACGACCGAGACCGGGTGCACCGCGCCGTCCACGCCCGCTCCGCCCCGCATCCTCGGCAGCGAGTACGTCTGGATCACGATCGGCGCGTGCGCCCTCGTGTTCCTCGGCGCCTTCGAATCGCTGGCGGTCACCACCGTGATGCCGGCGGTCAGCTCCGATCTCGACGGCGAGCGGCTGTACGCGCTGGCCTTCGCCGGACCGCTGGCGACGAGCGTGATCGGCATGGTGGTCGCCGGCAACTGGTCCGATCGGCGGGGTCCCGTGGTGCCGCTGTACGCCTCCGTCGCCCTGTTCACCGTGGGGCTGCTCGTCGCGGGGCTCGCGCCGACCATGGAGGTGCTCGTCGCGGGACGCTTCGCGCAGGGTCTCGGCAACGGCGGACGCATGGTGGCTCTCTACGTCGTGGTCGCCCGGGTGTACCCGACGTCCCTGCATCCGGCGATCTTCGCCGGGTTCGCCGCCGCGTGGGTCGTCCCCTCCCTGATCGGTCCGACGATCGCGGGTGCGGTCACGGAGGTGTGGAGCTGGCACTGGGTCTTCCTCGGGGTCGTGGTGCTCGTCGTGCTCGCGCTGCTGATGGTCGTCCCGGCCCTCCGCGGGCTCGCGCGCAGCGGAGACGCCACCACGCCGTGGGCTTTCGGGCGGCTGGGGTGGTCGGTGCTCGCCGCCGCCGCTGTGCTCGCCCTCGACCTCGTGGGCGAGGTCCCGGTCGCCGGGCCCTTCCTGTCGGCGGCCGCGGTGGTGATTGCGATCGCGGCGGTGCGCCCGCTCCTTCCGCGGGGCGCGCTCGTCGCCCGCCGGGGCCTGCCGTCGGTGATCCTCGTCCGTGGTCTCGGGGCGGCGGCGTTCTTCGGGGCGCAGATCTACCTGCCGTACCTGCTCACTGATCGGTACCTGCTGTCGCCGACCCTCGCCGGGCTCGCGCTGACCGGGGGTGCGCTGGCCTGGTCGGCGGCGGCGACTGTCCAGGGGCGAATGGGCGAGCGCCTGTCGAGCGTGACCGCGGTGCGGGCGGGGACGATCCTCGTGGTCGTCGGGATCGCCCTGATCCTGGTGATCACGGTCACGCAGGCCGCCCCGCTGCTCGCCGCCCTCGCCTGGGTCGTTGCGGGTGCGGGCATGGGGTTGATGAGCCCGCGATCCAGTGCGCTCGTCCTCGCGACGTCCTCCCCGGCGGAACAGGGCTTCAACAGCGGAGCCATGACCGTGGCCGACTCCTTCGGGAGTGCGCTCGCCCTCGCCGTCACGGGCTCGCTCTTCGTCACGCTCGGGGCCGTAGCCGGCGTGGATGCGTTCGCGGGAGTCTTCGCGCTCGCCGCGGTGATCGGTGCGGCGGCGGCCGTCCTCGCCCCGCGGACAAGGAGCACGGAGCCCGCTGCGGAGTGA
- a CDS encoding ABC transporter ATP-binding protein, with amino-acid sequence MIEFRNVTKRFPDGTLAVDDFSLVLPSRKTTVFVGSSGCGKTTLLRMINRMVEPTSGEVEIDGESVLSGDPVALRRRIGYVMQNSGLMPHFTVIDNVATVLRLNGVKRKQAHERARELLTTVGLDQALAERYPSQLSGGQQQRVGVARGLAADPNILLMDEPFGAVDPIVRADLQQETLRLQHELDKTVVFVTHDIDEAFLLGDQVVILDKGARIVQVGSPSEIIENPADDFVSSFIGADRGRRALHLKQTPRGTVVVDSEGRTQGAIVDAPEGAVDEADTVRAAP; translated from the coding sequence ATGATCGAGTTCCGCAACGTCACGAAGCGCTTCCCCGACGGGACGCTCGCCGTCGACGACTTCAGCCTCGTGCTGCCCTCCCGCAAGACCACCGTGTTCGTCGGATCGTCCGGCTGCGGGAAGACCACCCTGCTCCGGATGATCAACCGCATGGTGGAGCCGACGTCGGGGGAGGTCGAGATCGACGGGGAGAGCGTGCTGTCGGGCGACCCGGTCGCCCTGCGCCGGCGCATCGGCTATGTGATGCAGAACTCCGGGCTCATGCCGCATTTCACCGTCATCGACAACGTGGCCACCGTGCTGCGGCTGAACGGGGTGAAGCGTAAGCAGGCGCATGAGCGTGCTCGCGAGCTGCTCACGACCGTCGGCCTCGACCAGGCGCTCGCCGAGCGGTATCCGAGTCAGTTGTCGGGTGGTCAGCAGCAGCGCGTCGGGGTGGCCCGCGGACTCGCCGCCGACCCGAACATCCTCCTCATGGACGAGCCGTTCGGTGCGGTCGACCCCATCGTGCGCGCCGACCTCCAGCAGGAGACCCTGCGGCTGCAGCACGAGCTCGACAAGACGGTCGTGTTCGTCACGCACGACATCGACGAGGCCTTCCTCCTCGGCGACCAGGTCGTCATCCTCGACAAGGGCGCCCGGATCGTGCAGGTGGGCAGCCCGAGCGAGATCATCGAGAACCCGGCCGACGACTTCGTCTCGTCCTTCATCGGAGCCGACCGCGGCCGCCGTGCGCTGCACCTCAAGCAGACTCCGCGGGGAACCGTCGTCGTCGACTCCGAGGGGCGCACGCAGGGAGCGATCGTCGACGCGCCGGAGGGCGCGGTCGACGAAGCCGACACGGTGAGGGCGGCCCCGTGA
- a CDS encoding DUF427 domain-containing protein yields the protein MKAVLAGNVIAEADQDDLIRIEGNWYFPPASVAPDALVESPTPYTCPWKGECQYYSVQVDGELHKDLAWSYPHPYPSAFDRVGKDFSGYVAFAPGVEVSA from the coding sequence ATGAAGGCTGTACTCGCAGGAAACGTCATCGCCGAGGCCGACCAGGACGACCTCATCCGCATCGAGGGGAACTGGTACTTCCCGCCGGCATCCGTCGCGCCGGACGCCCTCGTCGAGAGCCCCACCCCGTACACGTGTCCGTGGAAGGGCGAGTGCCAGTACTACTCCGTCCAGGTCGACGGGGAGCTGCACAAGGATCTCGCGTGGTCGTATCCGCATCCGTATCCGTCGGCGTTCGACCGGGTCGGCAAGGACTTCTCCGGCTACGTCGCCTTCGCCCCGGGCGTCGAGGTCTCGGCCTAG
- a CDS encoding ABC transporter substrate-binding protein has protein sequence MFTARKSRLALAGGVALAAALALSGCANSNPLDAPTDDAGDGGGSDTIVIGSQAYYSNEIIAEIYAQALEAADFDVDRQFSIGQRDAYMPDVESGAIDLFPEYTGNLLEYLDKDATATSPDDVYAALKDALPDGLTALDYAEASDQDTYTVLKSFAEENDLTSIADLADVTTPVTIGAAPEFEQRPYGPAAAKEVYGVDLAFSATGPTTLESLLAGEIQVADIYSADPAFQTEDIVALEDPENIILASNVVPIASSDVADEIADVINGISAKLTAEELVALNVQSTVDQKSAEDIAKQWLTDNDLV, from the coding sequence ATGTTCACCGCACGAAAGTCCCGCCTCGCCCTTGCCGGCGGCGTCGCGCTCGCCGCCGCCCTCGCCCTCTCCGGCTGCGCCAACAGCAACCCGCTGGACGCGCCCACCGACGACGCCGGCGACGGTGGTGGCAGCGACACCATCGTCATCGGCTCGCAGGCCTACTACTCGAACGAGATCATCGCCGAGATCTACGCGCAGGCGCTCGAGGCCGCCGACTTCGACGTCGACCGCCAGTTCAGCATCGGCCAGCGCGACGCCTACATGCCGGACGTCGAGTCCGGGGCGATCGACCTGTTCCCCGAGTACACGGGCAACCTGCTCGAGTACCTGGACAAGGATGCGACCGCCACCAGCCCGGACGACGTCTACGCGGCCCTGAAAGACGCGCTCCCGGACGGCCTCACCGCGCTGGACTACGCCGAGGCCTCCGACCAGGACACCTACACGGTGCTCAAGAGCTTCGCCGAGGAGAACGACCTCACCTCGATCGCCGACCTCGCAGACGTCACCACCCCGGTCACGATCGGCGCGGCTCCCGAGTTCGAGCAGCGTCCGTACGGTCCCGCGGCGGCCAAGGAGGTCTACGGCGTCGACCTGGCGTTCTCCGCTACCGGTCCCACGACGCTGGAGTCGCTGCTCGCCGGCGAGATCCAGGTCGCGGACATCTACTCGGCCGATCCGGCATTCCAGACCGAGGACATCGTGGCGCTGGAAGACCCGGAGAACATCATCCTGGCCTCGAACGTCGTCCCGATCGCTTCCAGCGACGTGGCCGACGAGATCGCCGACGTCATCAACGGCATCAGCGCCAAGCTGACCGCCGAGGAGCTCGTCGCCCTCAACGTGCAGAGCACGGTCGACCAGAAGTCGGCGGAGGACATCGCGAAGCAGTGGCTGACGGACAACGACCTCGTCTGA
- a CDS encoding adenylosuccinate synthase, translated as MPGIVIVGVQWGDEGKGKATDLLGERTDWVVKFNGGNNAGHTVVVGDEKYALHLLPSGILSPGVNPVIGNGVVIDLEVLFSELEALSARGIDVSRLKVSANAHIITQYHRTLDKVTERFLGKRNIGTTGRGIGPAYADKINRVGIRVQDLFDENILRQKVEGALDQKNHLLVKVFNRRAVTCDEIVDDLLSYAERLRPMVADTGYLIDQALSRGEVVVFEGGQATMLDIDHGTYPFVTSSSATAGGASTGSGVGPGALDRIVGIVKAYTTRVGSGPFPTELFDEQGDWLRKQGFEFGTTTGRPRRVGWYDAPITRYATRINGITDLVLTKLDILTGLEKIPVCVAYDVDGERFDEVPVNQTDFHHAKPILEYFPGWSEDISTARTFEDLPQTAQDYVLALEEMSNTRISVIGVGPERDQVIVRHDLLD; from the coding sequence ATGCCAGGAATCGTTATCGTCGGCGTGCAGTGGGGCGACGAAGGAAAGGGCAAGGCCACCGATCTGCTCGGTGAGCGCACCGACTGGGTGGTGAAGTTCAACGGCGGCAACAACGCCGGGCACACCGTCGTCGTGGGCGATGAGAAGTACGCCCTGCACCTGCTGCCCTCCGGCATCCTGTCGCCGGGCGTAAACCCGGTCATCGGCAACGGCGTGGTCATCGACCTCGAGGTGCTCTTCTCCGAGCTGGAGGCCCTGTCCGCCCGCGGCATCGACGTCTCGCGGCTCAAGGTCAGCGCCAATGCGCACATCATCACCCAGTACCACCGCACGCTCGACAAGGTCACCGAGCGTTTCCTCGGCAAGCGCAACATCGGCACGACCGGCCGCGGCATCGGTCCGGCCTACGCCGACAAGATCAACCGCGTCGGCATCCGCGTGCAGGACCTCTTCGACGAGAACATCCTGCGCCAGAAGGTCGAGGGCGCCCTCGATCAGAAGAACCACCTCCTGGTGAAGGTCTTCAACCGCCGCGCCGTCACCTGCGACGAGATCGTCGACGACCTGCTCTCCTACGCCGAGCGTCTGCGTCCGATGGTCGCCGACACCGGCTACCTCATCGACCAGGCCCTGAGCCGCGGCGAGGTCGTCGTGTTCGAGGGTGGTCAGGCGACGATGCTCGACATCGACCACGGCACCTACCCGTTCGTCACCTCGTCCTCGGCCACGGCCGGTGGCGCCTCGACCGGCTCCGGGGTCGGCCCCGGCGCCCTCGACCGCATCGTGGGCATCGTCAAGGCCTACACGACCCGCGTCGGCTCCGGTCCGTTTCCGACCGAGCTGTTCGACGAGCAGGGTGACTGGCTGCGCAAGCAGGGCTTCGAGTTCGGCACCACCACCGGGCGTCCCCGCCGCGTGGGCTGGTACGACGCCCCCATCACCCGGTACGCCACGCGCATCAACGGCATCACCGACCTCGTGCTCACGAAGCTCGACATCCTCACGGGCCTGGAGAAGATCCCCGTGTGCGTCGCCTACGACGTGGACGGGGAGCGGTTCGACGAGGTGCCGGTGAACCAGACCGACTTCCACCACGCGAAGCCGATCCTGGAGTACTTCCCCGGGTGGAGCGAGGACATCTCGACCGCGCGCACCTTCGAGGACCTTCCGCAGACGGCGCAGGACTACGTGCTCGCGCTGGAGGAGATGAGCAACACGCGCATCTCGGTGATCGGCGTCGGTCCGGAGCGCGATCAGGTGATCGTGCGCCACGACCTGCTCGACTGA
- a CDS encoding lactonase family protein → MTRFWLGGYGPAMEGSAEGIGVLAGDEGREATTLAYRGPVTQTPSPSWLAAHPSLDVVYAALEGDAAVQAFARTGELALTPLGDPVATGDGVCHLAVSPNGQTLVASCYGDGRVVRFALAADGRLVPAKEDAAAALRAALFGDGDPDAAPATPAGDGVAAVDPYGDAGRASHAHAAAFLPDGRVATTDLGFDLVRFWRLQGTGLVLDQEVVLPRGTGPRHMVVHPSGHLHVVTEYSCEVFTLAAAADGTWGVVSSAPASPIAQIGVDFPAELARSKDGQFLYTALRGSNTIAALRVRGSGEALEPVALADSGVDWPRHHLVYQGKLLVAGQRSDTVTLLDLDDRTGVPLGIRHEAQAPAPTSILPLR, encoded by the coding sequence ATGACGCGGTTCTGGCTCGGGGGCTACGGCCCGGCGATGGAGGGCTCCGCCGAGGGGATCGGCGTGCTGGCAGGCGACGAGGGTCGGGAGGCCACGACGCTGGCCTACCGCGGGCCCGTGACGCAGACGCCGTCGCCGTCGTGGCTGGCGGCGCATCCGTCCCTCGACGTCGTGTACGCGGCGCTGGAGGGCGATGCCGCCGTGCAGGCGTTCGCGCGCACCGGGGAGCTGGCGCTGACGCCGCTCGGCGATCCGGTGGCGACGGGGGACGGCGTCTGTCATCTCGCGGTGTCGCCGAACGGCCAGACGCTCGTCGCCAGTTGCTACGGCGACGGGCGGGTCGTCCGGTTCGCACTCGCCGCCGATGGTCGTCTCGTGCCGGCCAAGGAGGACGCCGCCGCGGCCCTGCGCGCCGCCCTGTTCGGCGACGGCGATCCGGATGCGGCACCGGCGACTCCCGCCGGGGACGGCGTCGCGGCGGTCGACCCGTACGGCGACGCGGGCCGCGCGTCGCACGCGCACGCCGCAGCCTTCCTGCCGGACGGGCGCGTGGCGACGACCGACCTCGGCTTCGATCTCGTCCGGTTCTGGCGCCTGCAGGGCACCGGGCTCGTCCTCGATCAGGAGGTCGTGCTTCCGCGCGGCACCGGTCCGCGCCACATGGTCGTGCATCCGAGTGGTCACCTGCATGTCGTGACCGAGTACTCCTGCGAGGTCTTCACACTTGCGGCGGCCGCCGACGGCACCTGGGGCGTCGTCTCCTCGGCTCCGGCGAGCCCCATCGCGCAGATCGGCGTGGACTTCCCCGCCGAGCTCGCCCGCTCGAAGGACGGCCAGTTCCTCTACACCGCCCTCCGCGGCAGCAACACCATCGCGGCGCTGCGAGTGCGCGGCAGCGGTGAGGCCCTGGAACCGGTCGCGCTCGCCGACTCCGGAGTCGACTGGCCGCGACACCACCTCGTCTACCAGGGCAAGCTCCTCGTCGCCGGTCAGCGCTCCGACACCGTCACGCTGCTCGACCTCGACGACCGCACCGGGGTCCCGCTCGGAATCCGGCACGAGGCGCAGGCTCCCGCGCCGACGAGCATCCTCCCGCTCCGCTGA
- a CDS encoding dihydrolipoyl dehydrogenase family protein, whose protein sequence is MTAADKTDEYDLIVLGGGPVGENVADRAVQGGLTAIIVESELVGGECSYWACMPSKALLRSAQALRAAQHVAGAAQAVTGALDVRAVFERRDSFTSNWSDDGQVKWLESAHIDLARGHGRLTGEREVTVTDQDGGTRVLRARHAVAISTGSDAVIPPIEGLREASPWTSREATSAEELPDSLAVIGGGVVAVEMATAYAALGSSVTLLARSGLLGGMEPFAGERVADGLRELGVDVRTDTGTTAVHRDGDRVTITLDNGETVTAAEVLVATGRSPRSADIGLDVAGLEPGRWIETDDTLRVPGHDWLYAVGDVNGRVLLTHQGKYQARAAGDVIVARAKGESVDDAPWGRHAATADHAAVPQVTFSIPEVGSVGLTEAAAKGAGTAVRVVDYDLGWVAGASLYEDGFAGQARLVVDTDRDVVVGATFVGPEVAELVQAATIAIVGEVPIARLWHAVPSYPTISEIWLRLLEGYGRDSA, encoded by the coding sequence ATGACTGCTGCCGACAAGACCGACGAATACGACCTCATCGTGCTGGGCGGTGGTCCGGTCGGGGAGAACGTGGCGGACCGTGCCGTGCAGGGCGGTCTCACCGCGATCATCGTGGAGAGCGAGCTCGTCGGCGGGGAGTGCTCCTACTGGGCGTGCATGCCGTCGAAGGCGCTGCTCCGCTCGGCCCAGGCGCTCCGTGCCGCGCAGCACGTCGCGGGCGCCGCGCAGGCCGTGACCGGGGCCCTCGATGTGCGCGCCGTGTTCGAGCGCCGCGACTCCTTCACGAGCAACTGGTCCGACGACGGGCAGGTGAAGTGGCTGGAGTCCGCCCACATCGACCTCGCCCGGGGTCACGGCCGGCTGACCGGGGAGCGCGAGGTCACGGTGACCGACCAGGACGGCGGCACCCGGGTGCTGCGCGCGCGTCATGCCGTCGCCATCAGCACCGGTTCGGATGCTGTGATCCCGCCGATCGAGGGCCTGCGGGAGGCCTCGCCCTGGACGAGCCGCGAGGCGACCAGCGCCGAGGAGCTGCCCGACAGTCTCGCGGTCATCGGTGGCGGCGTGGTCGCGGTCGAGATGGCCACCGCGTACGCCGCGCTCGGCTCGTCGGTGACGCTGCTCGCGCGCAGCGGGCTGCTGGGCGGGATGGAGCCCTTCGCCGGAGAGCGCGTGGCCGACGGCCTGCGTGAGCTCGGCGTCGACGTCCGCACCGACACCGGCACGACGGCGGTGCACCGCGACGGGGACCGGGTGACCATCACCCTCGACAACGGGGAGACGGTGACCGCGGCGGAGGTGCTCGTCGCGACCGGGCGCTCTCCGCGCAGCGCCGACATCGGGCTCGACGTGGCTGGCCTTGAGCCGGGCCGCTGGATCGAGACCGACGACACCCTCCGTGTCCCCGGGCACGACTGGCTCTACGCCGTGGGCGACGTCAACGGCCGCGTGCTGCTGACCCACCAGGGCAAGTACCAGGCGCGTGCCGCGGGTGACGTCATCGTCGCGCGGGCGAAGGGCGAGAGTGTGGATGACGCACCCTGGGGGCGTCACGCCGCCACGGCCGACCACGCCGCGGTGCCCCAGGTCACCTTCTCGATCCCGGAGGTCGGGTCTGTCGGCCTCACCGAGGCGGCAGCGAAGGGCGCCGGCACCGCCGTCCGGGTCGTCGACTACGACCTCGGGTGGGTGGCGGGCGCGAGCCTGTACGAGGATGGCTTCGCCGGGCAGGCGCGCCTGGTCGTCGACACCGACCGCGACGTCGTCGTCGGTGCGACGTTCGTCGGCCCCGAGGTCGCCGAGCTCGTGCAGGCCGCGACCATCGCGATCGTCGGTGAGGTCCCGATCGCCCGACTCTGGCACGCCGTGCCCTCCTACCCCACGATCAGCGAGATCTGGTTGCGCCTGCTGGAGGGCTACGGCCGCGACTCGGCCTGA
- a CDS encoding biotin transporter BioY: MASTPRDTSATLGRVAVFAALIIVLGTVVVPLPGGVPITGQTLAVMLAGLVLGPRVAPWSVALVLLLAAVGLPVLAGGRGGLGVFVGPTAGYLLGWIVGVVVIGLLMRTGRPTWWRTALAAFVGGVLVVYAFGIPVQALVTGVPLDLTALSTLAFLPGDLIKVTAATLIVMALRRAYPRAFADPRTVPSVVA; encoded by the coding sequence ATGGCATCCACCCCCCGCGACACCTCCGCGACCCTCGGCCGCGTCGCCGTCTTCGCCGCGCTCATCATCGTGCTCGGCACGGTCGTCGTCCCGCTGCCCGGCGGGGTGCCCATCACCGGACAGACGCTCGCCGTCATGCTCGCCGGTCTCGTCCTCGGCCCGCGGGTCGCACCGTGGTCGGTCGCCCTCGTCCTCCTGCTCGCGGCGGTCGGACTCCCCGTGCTCGCGGGTGGGCGCGGAGGTCTCGGGGTCTTCGTCGGCCCCACGGCGGGGTACCTGCTCGGCTGGATCGTGGGCGTCGTCGTCATCGGACTGCTGATGCGCACCGGTCGCCCGACCTGGTGGCGTACCGCGCTCGCGGCCTTCGTCGGCGGTGTGCTCGTCGTCTACGCCTTCGGCATCCCCGTCCAGGCTCTCGTCACCGGCGTCCCCCTCGACCTCACGGCCCTCTCGACCTTGGCCTTCCTGCCCGGCGACCTCATCAAGGTGACCGCAGCCACCCTCATCGTCATGGCCCTCCGTCGCGCCTATCCCCGGGCCTTCGCGGACCCCCGCACCGTCCCCTCCGTCGTCGCCTGA
- a CDS encoding ABC transporter permease yields the protein MNWVGDNLGLILELTAVHLQQSAIAIVLGFVLALPLGWVAWRYQLVKGPVIVLTGLLYTIPSLALLILLPSVAGYPARSPANLVIGLTIYAIAILVRAVSDGLDSVDPAIRQSAVAMGYGGFRRFWTVDFPLAGPVILAGLRVAAVSTISLATVGILVGVTNLGYLFTNGLQRRILAEVFTGIVAVVVIALVIDLLLVLLGRALMPWTRAAATPAAARRTITLRTAA from the coding sequence GTGAACTGGGTCGGCGACAACCTCGGGCTGATCCTCGAGCTCACCGCGGTGCACCTGCAGCAGAGCGCGATCGCGATCGTGCTCGGTTTCGTGCTGGCGCTCCCGCTGGGGTGGGTGGCCTGGCGCTATCAGCTCGTGAAGGGTCCGGTCATCGTCCTCACCGGGCTGCTCTACACGATCCCCTCCCTCGCCCTCCTCATCCTGCTGCCGTCGGTGGCGGGCTACCCGGCGCGCAGCCCGGCCAACCTCGTCATCGGCCTGACGATCTACGCGATCGCGATCCTCGTCCGCGCGGTATCCGACGGCCTGGACTCGGTCGACCCCGCGATCCGGCAGTCGGCGGTCGCGATGGGCTACGGCGGGTTCCGCCGCTTCTGGACGGTCGACTTCCCGCTCGCCGGGCCGGTCATCCTCGCGGGCCTCCGAGTGGCGGCGGTGAGCACCATCTCGCTCGCGACGGTCGGCATCCTCGTCGGCGTCACGAACCTCGGCTACCTGTTCACGAACGGCCTCCAGCGCCGCATCCTCGCCGAGGTCTTCACCGGCATCGTCGCCGTCGTCGTCATCGCCCTGGTCATCGACCTCCTGCTGGTCCTCCTCGGGCGGGCCCTCATGCCGTGGACGCGGGCGGCGGCCACCCCTGCCGCTGCGCGGCGGACGATCACGCTGAGGACGGCCGCATGA